In the genome of Rhizobium rhizogenes, one region contains:
- the lptE gene encoding LPS assembly lipoprotein LptE — MSDVFSRWSRVAAAISVVMMAGLLAGCQVRPLYGEASGTKERLAAVSISPIGGRIGQEVRNQLIFLTSGGAGEPATAQYNVKVSVSSSATSTEVENYDLTTRTNNNYDGPYPGRVVMSGQYVLTRISDGQILRSARRSVTAQVDLPQQEFAKIRAIRDAENRAARELAEIIRTDIAATLGR; from the coding sequence TTGTCTGACGTTTTTTCGAGATGGAGCCGCGTCGCGGCAGCAATTTCCGTCGTGATGATGGCTGGTCTTCTGGCGGGCTGCCAGGTACGCCCGCTTTATGGCGAGGCTTCCGGCACCAAGGAAAGGCTGGCAGCGGTCAGCATCTCCCCGATCGGCGGCAGGATCGGGCAGGAAGTCCGTAACCAGCTGATCTTCCTGACATCCGGCGGTGCAGGTGAGCCCGCCACGGCGCAGTACAACGTCAAGGTATCCGTGAGTTCGAGCGCGACGTCCACGGAAGTCGAGAATTACGACCTGACGACCCGGACCAACAACAATTATGACGGTCCTTACCCCGGTCGCGTCGTGATGAGCGGTCAATATGTGCTGACGCGGATTTCCGATGGCCAGATCCTGCGTTCCGCACGCCGCAGCGTGACGGCGCAGGTGGACCTGCCGCAGCAGGAATTCGCCAAGATCAGGGCGATCCGCGATGCCGAGAACCGGGCTGCCCGGGAGCTGGCTGAAATCATCCGCACCGATATCGCCGCCACCCTCGGCCGCTGA
- the holA gene encoding DNA polymerase III subunit delta, producing MAEIKSHEFERFAENPAERFRVFVLYGPDRGLVSERANVIAKKTGIDPDDAFASLKLTASDLQGDPGRLLDEVNAIGLFGGEKLVWIKGAAAEKALVDALQILAETPPQASFLIIEAGDIKKGTGLRKIAEPARSIAAIPCYADDARSLNALIDQELSNDNLRIAPAARQRLIESLGGDRIASRNEIRKLALYCRGAEVIEEDDVLAIIGDASTVSADDAVDAILKGDRNAFFHATQKIISSKTPIFLVLQGCLKQFQLLDQMRAEMDEKKQQAGQVMQTLGRHIHFRRKPIIERALRTWQPAAIAREMNRLQAAILQSRQRQSLEESVALLTLLSTTLQSGRGG from the coding sequence GTGGCGGAGATAAAATCGCATGAGTTTGAGCGCTTCGCCGAAAATCCGGCGGAGCGCTTTCGCGTTTTCGTGCTTTACGGCCCGGACCGTGGCCTCGTGTCGGAACGGGCAAACGTGATCGCCAAAAAGACGGGTATCGACCCCGATGACGCTTTCGCATCGCTGAAGCTGACCGCATCCGATCTGCAGGGCGATCCCGGTCGCCTCCTTGACGAAGTGAATGCCATCGGCCTTTTCGGCGGCGAAAAACTCGTCTGGATCAAAGGTGCTGCGGCGGAAAAGGCGCTGGTGGATGCGCTCCAGATTCTGGCCGAAACACCACCACAGGCAAGTTTCCTGATCATAGAGGCGGGCGACATCAAAAAAGGTACGGGATTGCGCAAGATAGCGGAACCCGCGCGCTCCATCGCGGCAATTCCCTGTTATGCGGATGATGCGCGCTCCCTGAACGCACTGATCGACCAGGAACTCTCCAACGACAATCTGCGCATTGCCCCCGCCGCGCGGCAAAGGCTGATCGAATCGCTCGGCGGCGACCGCATTGCCTCACGCAACGAAATCCGCAAGCTGGCACTTTATTGCCGTGGCGCGGAGGTGATCGAGGAAGACGACGTGCTGGCCATCATCGGCGATGCCAGCACCGTTTCGGCTGACGATGCCGTTGATGCCATCCTGAAAGGCGACAGGAACGCCTTTTTCCACGCCACCCAGAAGATCATCTCATCGAAGACGCCGATCTTCCTTGTGCTTCAGGGATGTCTCAAGCAATTTCAGCTTCTCGACCAGATGCGCGCCGAGATGGACGAGAAAAAGCAGCAGGCCGGTCAGGTCATGCAGACACTCGGACGCCACATCCATTTCCGCAGAAAACCCATCATCGAAAGAGCGCTGCGAACATGGCAGCCAGCAGCGATCGCCCGCGAGATGAACCGTCTGCAGGCCGCGATCCTGCAAAGCCGCCAGCGGCAAAGCCTGGAGGAAAGCGTGGCCCTTCTGACCTTGCTTTCGACCACCCTGCAATCCGGCCGTGGCGGGTGA
- the fdxA gene encoding ferredoxin FdxA: MTYVVTDNCIRCKYTDCVEVCPVDCFYEGENFLAINPDECIDCGVCEPECPAEAIKPDTEPGLDKWLKLNAEYAAIWPNITIKRDPMPEAKEMDGVAGKLELYFSAEPGQGD, from the coding sequence ATGACATATGTCGTGACCGACAATTGCATCCGCTGCAAATACACCGATTGCGTTGAGGTCTGCCCCGTCGACTGCTTTTACGAGGGTGAAAATTTCCTCGCCATCAATCCTGACGAATGTATCGATTGCGGTGTGTGCGAGCCGGAATGTCCCGCCGAGGCGATCAAGCCCGATACGGAGCCGGGTCTCGACAAGTGGCTGAAGCTCAACGCTGAATATGCTGCGATCTGGCCGAACATCACCATCAAGCGTGATCCGATGCCGGAAGCCAAGGAAATGGACGGCGTTGCAGGCAAGCTCGAGCTTTATTTCTCCGCGGAGCCCGGCCAGGGCGACTGA
- a CDS encoding RNA-binding S4 domain-containing protein: MGSNEQPLESARQRLDKWLFFARMAKSRSLAQSYIQSGQVKVNGATIRQPSHAVKAGDRLDIGFERMDRVLVVKSGGVRRGPYEEARLLYDDLTPPREPSDRLTPLEQAMREPGSGRPTKKERRALDRFLSDSDGSKD, encoded by the coding sequence ATGGGAAGCAACGAACAGCCACTGGAGAGCGCGCGTCAGCGTCTGGACAAGTGGCTGTTCTTTGCCCGCATGGCCAAGTCGCGCTCGCTTGCCCAGAGCTATATTCAGTCGGGTCAGGTCAAGGTCAACGGCGCTACCATCCGCCAGCCCAGCCATGCGGTGAAGGCCGGTGACAGGCTGGATATCGGTTTTGAGCGCATGGACAGGGTGCTTGTCGTCAAGTCCGGCGGAGTGCGCCGTGGGCCCTACGAAGAGGCCAGACTTCTCTACGACGATCTTACGCCGCCACGGGAGCCTTCCGACAGGTTGACCCCTCTCGAACAGGCCATGCGCGAGCCGGGCAGCGGGCGTCCGACCAAAAAGGAGCGCAGGGCGCTCGACAGGTTTCTGTCGGATAGTGACGGAAGCAAAGATTAG